One genomic window of Etheostoma spectabile isolate EspeVRDwgs_2016 chromosome 5, UIUC_Espe_1.0, whole genome shotgun sequence includes the following:
- the xbp1 gene encoding LOW QUALITY PROTEIN: X-box-binding protein 1 (The sequence of the model RefSeq protein was modified relative to this genomic sequence to represent the inferred CDS: deleted 2 bases in 1 codon), with product MVVVATGTGGPHKVLLISGKQTGSSSGSQAGFNRAISVVLPSSASTASSDSDSNSSAGPPIRKRQRLTHLSPEEKQLRRKLKNRVAAQTARDRKKAKMGELEQQVLELELENQKLHIENRLLREKSSGLMTENEELRQRLGLDTLDSKEKVQVLLSTGNDTGLGIGSSERSTQAMCASAAGAGPALPKSEDFSMDTDGSDTADNESDLLLGILDILDPELFLKSCEQECQEPQVLLVGGGDPVPATTPATLGAPSVKLEALNELIHFDHIYTKPVEEVSSGQCNDSESDAEETIGEAGVPIPDVVVVEEETVCIKDEPEEVVIPSCDSHSQVDDFFSGASSTALSGLDNEACLADTYSDSGYEGSPSPFSDISSSLCSESTWDDMFANELFPQLISV from the exons ATGGTGGTGGTAGCAACAGGGACCGGAGGGCCCCATAAAGTGCTCCTGATTTCCGGCAAACAGACCGGCTCCTCTAGCGGCTCACAGGCCGGCTTCAACAGGGCCATCTCTGTCGTGTTACCGTCATCGGCTAGCACGGCGTCGTCGGATTCCGACTCCAACTCTTCTGCTGGGCCGCCCATTCGAAAAAGACAGAGGCTCACACACTTGAGTCCGGAGGAAAAGCAACTTCGCAG gaAACTCAAGAACAGAGTCGCAGCTCAGACAGCCAGAGACAGGAAGAAGGCAAAAATGGGGGAGCTGGAACAGCAAGTACTAGAGTTGGAGCTGGAG AATCAGAAACTTCACATTGAAAACCGTCTACTTCGGGAGAAATCAAGTGGCCTAATGACAGAAAATGAGGAACTAAGACAGAGACTGGGGTTGGACACCCTTGACTCAAAAGAGAAG GTTCAGGTTTTGTTGTCCACTGGGAACGATACAGGTTTAGGGATCGGGTCTTCTGAG CGCAGCACTCAGGCTATGTGTGCCTccgcagcaggtgcaggcccaGCACTCCCTAAATCTGAAGACTTCTCAATGGATACAGATGGTTCTGACACTGCAGACAATGAG TCTGATTTGCTCCTGGGCATTCTGGACATCCTTGACCCAGAGCTGTTCCTCAAGTCTTGTGAACAGGAGTGCCAGGAGCCGCAGGTGCTGTTGGTCGGAGGGGGGGACCCAGTACCTGCCACCACACCTGCAACTCTGGGGGCCCCATCAGTTAAGCTGGAGGCCCTTAATGAACTGATCCACTTTGACCACATCTACACGAAGCCCGTGGAGGAGGTGAGCAGCGGGCAGTGCAACGACTCGGAGAGCGACGCAGAGGAGACCATCGGCGAGGCTGGCGTCCCCATTCCCGACGTGGTGGTAGTCGAGGAGGAGACCGTGTGCATCAAAGACGAGCCAGAGGAAGTGGTCATCCCCAGCTGTGACAGCCACAGTCAGGTGGATGACTTTTTCTCTGGAGCCTCCTCAACTGCCCTCAGCGGCCTGGATAATGAAGCTTGCCTTGCGGACACCTACAGCGACTCCGGATACGAAGGGTCCCCTTCTCCTTTCAGCGATATTTCCTCTTCCCTGTGCTCAGAGAGCACCTGGGACGACATGTTCGCTAATGAACTCTTTCCCCAGCTCATCAGTGTCTGA